A window of Cryptomeria japonica chromosome 3, Sugi_1.0, whole genome shotgun sequence contains these coding sequences:
- the LOC131033118 gene encoding LOB domain-containing protein 25-like: MSRTVSPCAACKVQRRKCGDKCLLAPYFPPNDPQKFFVVHKLFGASNIAKILRDIPAEKRADTVTSLVYEASVRVKDPIYGCTGAICRLQKQVLHLQSQLATTKAEILDVQANLASFVTGFCNSCETATRMDVVDQNDPFSNNEVIVSQYDEDQSFFNLGSYIFSHIYSTYKEMVVNIFTFVPTGKLNHLILKNLLNCFNILNI, from the exons ATGTCTCGTACTGTTTCCCCGTGTGCCGCTTGCAAGGTTCAGCGAAGAAAATGTGGAGATAAATGCCTCCTCGCTCCTTATTTCCCACCAAACGATCCTCAAAAATTCTTCGTAGTACACAAATTATTTGGAGCAAGCAATATTGCCAAAATCCTTCGG GATATTCCGGCTGAAAAGAGAGCAGATACTGTGACAAGCCTGGTATATGAGGCAAGTGTGAGAGTGAAAGATCCAATCTACGGTTGCACTGGTGCCATTTGTCGATTGCAGAAGCAAGTATTACATCTCCAATCACAACTGGCAACCACTAAGGCAGAGATCCTGGATGTACAGGCTAATCTTGCGTCTTTTGTCACCGGGTTCTGTAATTCCTGTGAAACAGCAACTAGAATGGATGTAGTAGATCAAAACGATCCATTTAGTAATAACGAAGTAATAGTTTCACAATACGACGAGGACCAGTCATTCTTTAATTTGGGATCATATATTTTTAGTCATATTTATAGTACATACAAGGAAATGGTGGTAAATATATTTACATTTGTACCAACTGGAAAACTGAATCATCTGATTCTTAAAAATCTATTAAATTGTTTcaatatattaaatatttga